Part of the Deltaproteobacteria bacterium genome is shown below.
GGTCACCCCCCCAACAGGGCCGAAAGCTCGCGGTCCTTTTCATTCCACAGGTCGTTCAGCCACACCTGGAAGCTCTCCCGGAAGGCTTCGTCGTTGAAATAATCCCCCGTCATCCGCCCGTTCACCGGGATTGTGGAAACCTTCACCCGTATCAGGTCAACCCTGCCGCACATGAAATCCCAGAAGCTCTTTTTGCCGTGCGGGTAAGCTATGGTGACGTTGACCAGGGCGTCCAGGTGCTCGCCCATTGCGCCCAGCACGAAGGCCACCCCGCCCGCCTTGGGCCGCAGAAGGCCCGCGTGGGGGGATTCCTGCCTCCTGTGCTTTTCCGGGGTGAAGCGGGTGCCTTCCACGAAATTCATGATGGAAACGGGGATTTTTTTGAACTTCATGCAGGCCTTGCGGGTGGTTTCCAGGTCTTTCCCTGCAAGGTGCGGATTTTTCTTCAAAAAAGAGGCCGAATAGCGCTTCATGAAGGGAAAATCCAGGGCCCACCACGCAAAACCCAGAAGCGGGACCCAGATCAGCTCCTTTTTGAGGAAAAACTTCAGGAAGGGAATCTTTTTGTAGAAGATGGTCTGCAGGACCAGGATGTCCGTCCATGACTGGTGGTTCGAGACCACCAGGTACCAGCGGTTGTTTTCAAGGCCGGAAAGGCCCTCCACGTCCCAGGTCACGCGGTTCACGAGGCGCGTGGACAGGGCGTTTATGCCCACCCATCTTTCCGCCAGCCATTTCAGGACCACCGTGCAAAGGTCCCGCCACCCGGTGACCGGAATTATCATCTTCAAAAACGAGACGATGAGTATGGCCAGAAAACACCACAGGGTGTTGAAAAAATAGAGCAGCACCAGGATGCAGCCCCTAAGGGTTGCTGGAAGAAATTGAAGCATGTGGAAAGACCCTTTCCGATGGTGTCACCATAAAAGACGGTCGCAGGCTGGCTGCAGTGGACGCCCTGCGCCGGGTTTCGCGTTCTCGCGCTTGGTTAAAGGGCCTGATTACCAGAATTAGCCGTGTTGGGGAGCGGGGAAAGGGGCTTTTACAATTGTTTTACAGGCGAACGCTTGAAACGGAACAGGGGCTTTCCGGGGACCTTCACCATATTCTTTTTACGCCGTAACTATCGAACATGTTGTCCTTGCCCACTATGGCGATGTCGTCCGCCAGCGCCTGGGCAATAATCAGGCGATCAAACGGGTCGCGGTGATAAAATGGCAGGATTGCCACTCGTGCACAGTGGGCCATTGAAATCGGCAACAGTGAAAAATCGTTGGCGGTCAACTGTTCTTCCCAGAAATCCTTAAAAGGGACCGGCAGGGCGTATTTTCCCAAGCTAATCTTGATGGCCGTTTCCCAAAAGCTTGCGGGACTTATAAACACAGGCCCGTCCGTGGAGATGACAGTTTCTTTTGCATTGGCGCTCAATCTGGGATCATCGAGAATAAACCACAGGAGAGTATGCGTATCAAGCAACAGATTCATTACATGTAATCCTTGAAATCGTCCAGGTGTCCGGCATCTTCCGAGACCACCCGGAGAATCCCCTTGGCGCTGCCCGGACTACGTTTTTCCCTGGCCGGGTCGGCCTCTTTCGGCAAATAGACAAGCAGCCGGGCGTGCTTGCCAAAGGCGTGATGAAATTCCTCCGGGAGGCAAATGACGCCGTTTTGGCCTATGTGTGTTTCAATTTCTATGGGCTGCATGGATGCCTCCTGGCTTGGCGAGGAATAATTTCCTTCGGCTTTCCTCATAATCAGTATTTATCACGTCCCGATGTATTCTTCAATCGTAAAGCCCCTGCCGGAAAGCATTGGAAATTGGGGCGGCGCGGATCGGAGCCGGAATCAATCCTCCTTCTTAACCCTTATGGTGACCATCACAACCGGGGCCTTGCCGCCGGAAAAGCGAAGGTCCGCCGGAACCTGCAAGGCCGGTTCGAGAACGGTGGTCGTGCTGATGCGGGAAAGATCGATGGGCGCGGTGGCGATCTTGGACCGCTTTTTCCCCTTTTTGGGGGCCAGCACCGTGACCTCGGCGGGCATGGCCCTGGCCGATACCAGCCGGTAGCCCCTGGGCAGCTTGCCGGTAAGGTCCACGTCCACCGGAACCTTGGTGGGCCGCAAGCGAAAGGCCGAAAGGGTGAGCGAGCCCGGCTTTATGTTTTCGATGGAAAGGCTCGTGGGTATTTTCATCAGGCTTTTTGACAGCACCAGCTTCTGCTCGCCCTCGCGTATGTCCGCCAAGTCCATGGAAATTTTGAGGTCCGAGGAATCAAGGAGCGCGAAGGCCTGGCGGGGCCCGGAAAGATAGACCTGGGCCTCGGTGGACGAGGAGGACTCGATCACCCAGTCGGAGGCCAGGTTCCTGTATTCGATGGGGAAAACGAATTCACGGCTGACCACGTCCCTCTGGAGCCCGAACACCAGCCACAGGACCATCGCAAGGGCAAGGGCTGCGGCCTTTTCCCGGAAACGCTCCTGGAACCAGCCGGTGAGCCTCTTGCGCTTTTTCCTGGGAACCAGGTCGGCGCAGTAGCTTTCCAGGATGTCGGCCAGTTGGTTTGGGTCATCCAATCGCTCAATGCTTCCGTCACGGGCGATGGATATGCACCCGCGCTCCTCGGAAACCACCACGCACAGGGCGTCGCAGACCTCCGAAAGGCCCAGGGCGGCGGTGTGCCTAAGGCCCATCAGGCCGAAGTCCCTGGCGCGGGAGGAAAGGGGGAGCTGGCAGGCGAAGCGGCTTATGCGGCCCCTGTCGATTATGACGGCCCCGTCGTGGCCCACCGAGTGCGGGTCGAAGATGCTTTCGAGTATCGCCTCGCTTACTTCCCCCGAAAGGGGTGCCCCGCCGGA
Proteins encoded:
- a CDS encoding DNA integrity scanning protein DisA nucleotide-binding domain protein; this encodes MLELVASVFQSFRVADLFDILFIAVLIYAIWMWFSVTTSRFVLMGIALMGIIYLLSRSFQMYLTALVLQGFFTVLVVAMVVIFQEEIRRFFERIATWKGFSDIRENQGADSSIQAICQTAARLAGRRIGALLVIQGRDPIGRHLSGGAPLSGEVSEAILESIFDPHSVGHDGAVIIDRGRISRFACQLPLSSRARDFGLMGLRHTAALGLSEVCDALCVVVSEERGCISIARDGSIERLDDPNQLADILESYCADLVPRKKRKRLTGWFQERFREKAAALALAMVLWLVFGLQRDVVSREFVFPIEYRNLASDWVIESSSSTEAQVYLSGPRQAFALLDSSDLKISMDLADIREGEQKLVLSKSLMKIPTSLSIENIKPGSLTLSAFRLRPTKVPVDVDLTGKLPRGYRLVSARAMPAEVTVLAPKKGKKRSKIATAPIDLSRISTTTVLEPALQVPADLRFSGGKAPVVMVTIRVKKED
- a CDS encoding acyltransferase yields the protein MLQFLPATLRGCILVLLYFFNTLWCFLAILIVSFLKMIIPVTGWRDLCTVVLKWLAERWVGINALSTRLVNRVTWDVEGLSGLENNRWYLVVSNHQSWTDILVLQTIFYKKIPFLKFFLKKELIWVPLLGFAWWALDFPFMKRYSASFLKKNPHLAGKDLETTRKACMKFKKIPVSIMNFVEGTRFTPEKHRRQESPHAGLLRPKAGGVAFVLGAMGEHLDALVNVTIAYPHGKKSFWDFMCGRVDLIRVKVSTIPVNGRMTGDYFNDEAFRESFQVWLNDLWNEKDRELSALLGG
- a CDS encoding type II toxin-antitoxin system VapC family toxin, giving the protein MNLLLDTHTLLWFILDDPRLSANAKETVISTDGPVFISPASFWETAIKISLGKYALPVPFKDFWEEQLTANDFSLLPISMAHCARVAILPFYHRDPFDRLIIAQALADDIAIVGKDNMFDSYGVKRIW